A portion of the Tachysurus fulvidraco isolate hzauxx_2018 chromosome 8, HZAU_PFXX_2.0, whole genome shotgun sequence genome contains these proteins:
- the hectd2 gene encoding probable E3 ubiquitin-protein ligase HECTD2 produces the protein MYLNMSENNYSLEERDRDRLPPIINPSLDRGPKLPFSSYGSFISTLNHKRESGSNSLSTQLLLPAVRQVRELPPIYPDVRQKQRISIDVLPPEVKARFVSDPIIPIRTKTSKEFQEDVEKATISGDWKHVHDFYMTTFDSFLELNAAFKREANAPFNTIEDSGINTKFVNTVYDALLHTPPDTQKSVLKGIINSLLREWKGPRTKDDLRAYFILVQNPQYTSTATYVIYAHLLRQIATLPEADHHFLMHWFKKLSQKRFKQLVERLQLFITTRLFPAKPEELPPISKCSWWIPSATKVLSLLNAANSISLSPIIPFSDFYNLTLDHIDFMEDYQTWQAHGNSNRFTFCQYPFILSTVVKKAIIQRDSEQQMISMARQTLVDKVSRRQRVDMSLLFLNIKVRRLQLVSDSLDELSRKRADLKKKLKVTFVGEAGLDMGGLTKEWFLLLIRQIFLTDYGMFTYVKESQCHWFSNWKCDNCSEYRLVGALMGLAVYNSITLDIRFPPCVYKKLLTPPIVPCDLDAPVGMATLTLDDLQQIMPDLAHGLAELLSYEGNVEEDFYTTFQVFQEELGVVRSHNLKPGGDKIPVTNQNRKEYVQLYIDFLLNKFIYRQFAAFYHGFHSVCASNALMLLRPEEVEILVCGSPNLDMSSLQRVAQYEGYSKTDATIRAFWDVVLAFPADLQKRLLHFTTGSDRVPVGGMADLNFKISKIDVSTDWLPVSHTCFNQICLPPYKSKKELRQKLTIAISNAEGFGLE, from the exons atgtatttaaatatgaGTGAGAATAATTATTCGctagaggagagagatagagacagacttCCTCCCATCATAAACCCT AGTTTGGATCGGGGTCCAAAGCTTCCTTTCTCCTCCTATGGAAGTTTCATCTCCACCCTGAACCACAAGAGAGAGTCGGGCAGTAACAGCCTGTCCACACAGCTCCTCTTACCTGCGGTCCGACAAG TGAGAGAGCTCCCTCCGATCTATCCAGATGTCCGACAGAAGCAGCGGATCTCAATAGACGTTTTGCCTCCAGAAGTTAAAGCCCGCTTCGTTTCAGATCCCATCATTCCCATCCGGACCAAAACCTCCAAAGAGTTTCA GGAAGACGTTGAAAAGGCAACTATCTCAGGTGATTGGAAGCACGTCCATGATTTCTACATGACCACATTCGACTCCTTCTTGGAACTCAATGCTGCTTTTAAG AGAGAAGCAAATGCTCCATTCAACACTATTGAAGACTCAGGAATAAACACCAAATTTGTCAATACTGTTTATGATGCTTTGCTTCACACG CCCCCTGATACCCAGAAATCAGTCCTGAAGGGAATCATTAATAGCTTATTAAGGGAATGGAAAGG ACCTCGGACAAAGGATGACCTGAGGGCTTATTTCATACTCGTGCAG AACCCTCAGTACACGAGCACAGCCACATATGTCATCTATGCTCACTTACTGCGGCAAATAGCGACGCTGCCTGAAGCAGATCACCATTTCCTGATGCACTGGTTTAAGAA GCTATCTCAGAAGCGTTTTAAGCAGCTGGTGGAACGCCTACAGCTCTTCATCACCACACGGCTGTTCCCTGCCAAACCAGAGGAGTTACCGCCCATTTCCAAGTGCTCGTGGTGGATCCCATCAGCCACCAAGGTTCTCTCCCTGCTCA ATGCTGCAAACagcatttctctttctcccatCATCCCTTTCTCTGATTTCTACAATCTCACACTGGACCACATTGACTTCATGGAGGACTACCAGACGTGGCAAGCTCATGGAAATTCCAACAG ATTCACCTTCTGCCAGTATCCGTTTATCCTGTCTACAGTAGTGAAGAAGGCTATTATCCAAAGAGACTCCGAGCAACAGATGATCAGCATGGCCAGG CAAACCCTGGTGGACAAGGTCTCTCGCAGACAGAGGGTGGATATGAGTCTGCTTTTTCTCAACATTAAAGTAAGGCGTCTGCAGCTGGTCAGTGACTCACTGGATGAG cTTTCAAGAAAGAGAGCAGACTTGAAGAAAAAGCTGAAAGTGACGTTTGTTGGGGAAGCAGGCTTGGACATGGGAGGACTCACAAAGGAATGGTTTCTTCTCCTGATTCGACAGATTTTTCTCACTGACTACG GCATGTTCACATATGTGAAGGAATCTCAGTGTCACTGGTTCAGCAACTGGAAGTGTGACAACTGCTCAGAGTACAGACTGGTTGGAGCT CTCATGGGCCTAGCCGTGTACAACAGCATCACCCTGGACATCCGATTCCCGCCCTGCGTCTACAAGAAGCTGCTGACTCCTCCCATAGTGCCGTGTGACCTTGATGCCCCTGTCGGCATGGCGACCCTCACCCTGGACGACCTGCAGCAAATCATGCCT GATCTTGCTCATGGCCTTGCAGAGCTACTGAGCTAtgagggaaatgttgaagaggACTTCTATACAACCTTTCAG gTTTTTCAAGAAGAACTTGGAGTAGTCAGATCACACAACCTGAAGCCAGGTGGGGATAAAATCCCTGTGACTAACCAGAACAGAAAAG AGTACGTGCAGCTGTACATTGATTTCCTGCTGAATAAGTTCATCTACAGACAGTTTGCTGCATTCTACCATGGctttcacagtgtgtgtgcctCTAATGCCTTGATG TTGCTGAGGCCAGAGGAGGTTGAGATCCTGGTTTGTGGGAGTCCCAATCTGGACATGAGCTCTCTGCAGAGGGTGGCGCAGTATGAGGGCTACAGCAAGACAGACGCCACCATCCG tgcattctgggacGTGGTTCTAGCGTTCCCTGCAGATCTGCAGAAGAGGCTTCTCCACTTTACAACAGGAAGTGACCGTGTTCCTGTGGGAGGGATGGCAGACCTCAACTTCAAGATCTCCAAGATTGATGTTTCCACAGACTG